DNA from Deinococcus aquaedulcis:
GCCGGCAGTGGCGCCAGTGGCGTGATGGTGCTGGGCGACGCCGCCGGGCATTTCCTGCTGTCCCTGAAACACCAGGGCGCGTACATCGGCTTTGACACCGACGGCGCGCAGGCTGCCCGCACCCGGCAGGTCATCTTTGACCGCATTGCCACCGAGAAGCTGTGGGTCACGGGCTACCACTTCCCGTTCCACGCCATCGGCCACCTGCGCCGCCTGAACGCCCGGTCGTATGAGTACGAGCCGACGGTGTGGAACTGGAGCTAAGCAGGCAGAGGGCTATGAGCCATGGGCCATGGGCTGTAAGGAGAGGGCCCGTGGCTTGGGGTTGCTAGGAGCGGCTGGGCCGCCAGAAGGGGAGGCGCTGATCACGCCTCCCCTTTGCTTTGCCGGGTGGTGAGGCGCCGTCCTTCACGCGCTTGCCCACCCCTCATGGCTCATGGCCCAAAGCCCATGGCCCCTTTTTACACCTCGGCCACCTCAAAGCGCAGGCCCAGCTCGGCCACGCCGTCCTGGCCGTTGGGGTCGCGGCCGGTGACCACACCGTAGGCGGCCTTTTCGGGCGTGAGCCACGTGTCGGCCACGCGGCGCAGGTCGTCCAGGGTGACGGCCAGCAGCCGGGCCTTGTAGGCGGCCTGGACCTGTGGCGTGTAGCCGGCGTGGTCGCTGAACACGCGCAGCTGTCCGGCGGTGTCGGGGCTGGTCAGGGGGTCCAGCAACTTGCTGGCCGAGAGAATCGCCTCGGTCAGCGTGCGCTCCTCGTGCACCCCAGCCAGGAACGCACGGGCTTCGCGGAAGACGCCAAAGGTCCGGGCCAGGTGGGGATCGCGGTAGCTGCTCATGGCAAACAGGCCGGTCCGGGGTTCAAAGCTGGCCGCGCCGCTGTAGGCCCCGCCCTTCTCGCGCAGTTCGGGCAGCAGGTACTCGGCGCGCAGCAGGCGCGAGAGCACCAGCAGCGCCGGGCTGTCGGCGTGGGTGTAGGGCACGGTGGGCCACGCCGCCGCGTTGTACGACACGGGCGTGTCGGTGGTGCGGGCCTGCGGGGTGCGGGGGGCCAGGGCCGGGGTGGGCTGGCCGGCCGCGCCGCCGGGCAGGGCGGCCGTCAGCTCCTGCAGGTCCAGCCCCAGGTCGGCCTCGGTGGCCGTCAGCAGCAGCAGTGGCTCGCCCTGGCGAATCAGGGCCTGCAGGCGGGCAAACTGCGAGAGCAGCTCGTCCACTTTCTCGCCTTCTACAATTCCTTTCAGGGTCGCCAGGGCCGACAGGCCGCTCAGACGTTCCTGCAGCGCGCCGGCCGGGCTCAGCTGGGCCTCGGCCAGCCGCTCGGCGTAAAAATTACCGCTGCTCACCACACTGGATTTCAACCCCGCCAGCCGCTGCTTGAGCAGCTGGTCCAGGCGCTCGCGGGTGAATTCGGGGGCGGCCAGCAGATCGCGCAGCACCGTCACCAGCGCCGGGGCGTTGCGCGCCAGGGCCTTGCCGCTGAAGGTGACCGCCAGCCGCACGCGGCCCAGGTCGTCCGGGGCGTTGCCCACGCCCACGCTGGCGCTCACGCCCCCCGTCACGGCTTCCAGGCGCCGGGCCAGCGCCGCGTAGTCCTGCCCGGCGGCGCCGCTGCGGGTAACCGCAAAGGTGTACAGCGGCAGCACGCTCAGCAGGTCGTCGGGCAGCTCGGGCAGGCGCAGGCGCAGGTCCAGGTAGCTCAGGCCGCCCGTGGGCTGCGGCGCGCGGGCCACGGTGACCCCGCCATTCTGCTCGGTCGTGTAGGGCGCGGCGGGCACGGCAGCGGGCACATCGGCCAGGGTCAGGGTGGGCAGCACGTCCGGATCGGACGGCTGGGCCTGCACCTCTTTCAGCCGGGCACTCTCGGCCACAATGCGGGCGCGGTCTTCATCGGTAAAGTCGGCGCTCAGACGGGCAATCAGGGCCTGTTCATCGGCCTCCACCTGCGCGGCCAGGCCCGGGTCGGGGGCCAGTTCCAGGGTCACGCGGTGGGGGTTGGCCAGCAGGCCTTTGAGCATGGGCTCGAACACCGCCCCCCGGGCCAGATCGGCGCGCAGGGCGTTCAGGGCGTCGTCCAGCCGCAGGCCGGTCACCGGGTCGCCGCCGTGCAGCCACGGTCCCAGCAGGCGGAACATCACCTGCAGGCCGTAGGGCTGCCCCGCGTTGCTCACCTCTTTTTGCATGATCTCGAACTGGTGCAGGCTGCTCTGGATCAGTTCGGGGTCCAGGCCCTGCTCGGCAATGGCGCGCAGGGTGTCCAGCACCAGGGTTTCCACGGCCTGCGCCTGTCCGGCCGGCAGGCCCTTCAGACCCGCGCCAAACGCCCCCTCGCGGAAGTTGTCGCGGTAGCCGCTCAGGTCACTCAGGGCGCCGCCCAGCCCGGACTCGATCAGGGGTCGGGTCAGGGGCGCGCCCGCGTTGCCCAGCAGCACGTCACTCAGCACACTCCAGCGCAGGTTGTGGTGGGGGTCGCTGCTGAGGCCCAGTTTCCAGGCTACCACCACCTGCGCGCCGCGCTCGGTGTCGGTGCTCGGGTAGGTCACCGTTTCGCGCCGGGGGGCGTCAAAGGCGGGCTGGTCGGGAATGCGCACGTCCAGCGTCTG
Protein-coding regions in this window:
- a CDS encoding insulinase family protein — encoded protein: MTATLPAAPRVGERLGRYTVQRVEALPEMQGTLVLLTHELGARHAHVIRADDNATFGVTFPTVPQDSTGVAHILEHVALMGSQRYPVSDPFFSMLPRSLNTFMNAMTASDWTTYPFSTRNEKDFFNLLSVYLDATFFPLMRYESFRQDGHRLEFETPDDPATPLKLQGVVYNEMKGAMASPGSVLWRAFGKALYPDLTYANNSGGAPGDIPNLTYDALRAFHAAHYHPSNAFFYTYGQLPLERILHEIETQVMARFSPQTLDVRIPDQPAFDAPRRETVTYPSTDTERGAQVVVAWKLGLSSDPHHNLRWSVLSDVLLGNAGAPLTRPLIESGLGGALSDLSGYRDNFREGAFGAGLKGLPAGQAQAVETLVLDTLRAIAEQGLDPELIQSSLHQFEIMQKEVSNAGQPYGLQVMFRLLGPWLHGGDPVTGLRLDDALNALRADLARGAVFEPMLKGLLANPHRVTLELAPDPGLAAQVEADEQALIARLSADFTDEDRARIVAESARLKEVQAQPSDPDVLPTLTLADVPAAVPAAPYTTEQNGGVTVARAPQPTGGLSYLDLRLRLPELPDDLLSVLPLYTFAVTRSGAAGQDYAALARRLEAVTGGVSASVGVGNAPDDLGRVRLAVTFSGKALARNAPALVTVLRDLLAAPEFTRERLDQLLKQRLAGLKSSVVSSGNFYAERLAEAQLSPAGALQERLSGLSALATLKGIVEGEKVDELLSQFARLQALIRQGEPLLLLTATEADLGLDLQELTAALPGGAAGQPTPALAPRTPQARTTDTPVSYNAAAWPTVPYTHADSPALLVLSRLLRAEYLLPELREKGGAYSGAASFEPRTGLFAMSSYRDPHLARTFGVFREARAFLAGVHEERTLTEAILSASKLLDPLTSPDTAGQLRVFSDHAGYTPQVQAAYKARLLAVTLDDLRRVADTWLTPEKAAYGVVTGRDPNGQDGVAELGLRFEVAEV